The following proteins come from a genomic window of Macadamia integrifolia cultivar HAES 741 chromosome 14, SCU_Mint_v3, whole genome shotgun sequence:
- the LOC122061878 gene encoding ABC transporter A family member 1-like yields the protein MKLESSDRILDWNITGASICYLGLESIVYFIFTIGLEVLPPDKLTSVIMNWWRTPRDLKLNNSHSYLEPLLKSSCEGLTFAADEDIDVQAERHRVLSGSAGNSIIYLRNLRKVYPGGMNQGTKVAVHSLSFSVQEGECFGFLGTNGAGKTTTLSMLTGEEYPTDGTAYIFGNDICSQPKAARRHIGYCPQFDALLEFLTAREHLELYARIKGVPENMMKEVVIEKLVEFDLLKHADKPSFSLSGGNKRKLSVAIAMIGDPPIVILDEPSTGMDPIAKRFMWEVISQLSTRLGKTAVILTTHSMNEAQALCTRIGIMVGGQLRCIGSPQHLKTRYGNHLELEVKPTEVSSTELDKVCRSIQERLFEFRCHSRSILSDLEVCIGGTDSITLADESSAEISLTQEMIMMIGRWLGNEERIRALISCMHTNDGVFGEQLSEQLSRDGGIPLPIFSEWWLAKEKFSKIDSFILTSFPGATCQGCNGLSVKYQLLYGEDSSLADVFGHLERNRNQLGIAEYSISQSTLETIFNHFAANA from the exons ATGAAACTTGAATCCAGTGATAGAATCCTTGACTGGAACATTACTGGTGCTTCAATCTGCTATCTTGGTCTTGAG AGTATTGTTTACTTCATTTTCACGATTGGCCTTGAAGTATTGCCTCCTGACAAGTTAACCTCAGTCATAATGAACTGGTGGAGGACTCCAAGGGATCTCAAACTCAACAATTCCCACAGTTATTTGGAACCCTTATTGAAGTCTTCCTGTGAAGGTCTTACCTTTGCAGCTGATGAAGATATAGATGTGCAGGCAGAGAGACACAGGGTACTTTCAGGTTCTGCTGGTAATTCCATAATCTACTTGCGTAATCTCCGAAAG GTCTATCCTGGAGGGATGAATCAGGGTACAAAGGTTGCAGTTCATtcactttctttttctgttcAAGAAGGAGAATGCTTTGGCTTTCTGGGAACCAATGGAGCAGGGAAGACTACAACCCTATCCATGTTAACTG GAGAAGAATACCCAACTGATGGAACTGCGTATATTTTTGGCAATGATATTTGTTCACAACCCAAAGCTGCTCGGCGACAT aTTGGTTATTGCCCACAATTTGATGCTCTTCTAGAATTTCTAACTGCCAGAGAACACCTTGAGCTTTATGCAAGAATTAAAGGAGTCCCAGAAAACATGATGAAAGAA GTTGTCATAGAAAAGTTGGTGGAGTTTGACTTATTGAAGCATGCCGATAAGCCATCTTTTTCTCTTAGTGGGGGAAACAAGCGCAAACTGTCTGTTGCTATTGCAATGATTGGAGATCCCCCAATAGTTATTCTTGATGAACCATCGACAG GTATGGATCCTATTGCCAAAAGATTCATGTGGGAAGTTATATCGCAGCTATCAACCAGACTTGGAAAGACGGCAGTTATTCTAACGACTCACAGTATGAATGAAGCTCAAGCACTCTGCACACGAATTGGGATAATG GTTGGAGGCCAGCTTAGGTGCATTGGAAGTCCTCAGCATTTGAAAACACGTTACGGAAATCATCTTGAACTTGAG GTTAAGCCCACAGAAGTCAGCTCTACAGAGTTGGACAAAGTGTGCCGAAGCATTCAAGAAAGGCTTTTTGAATTCCGATGTCATTCAAGAAGCATACTCAGTGATCTTGAAGTTTGCATAGGAGGAACCGACTCCATAACTTTAGCTGATGAGTCTTCGGCAGAGATTAGCTTGACTCAGgaaatgattatgatgattggGCGCTGGCTTGGCAATGAAGAAAGAATTAGGGCACTTATATCTTGTATGCATACCAATGATGGCGTGTTTGGTGAACAATTATCCGAGCAGCTGTCTCGTGATG GTGGTATCCCATTACCAATATTTTCAGAGTGGTGGTTGGCCAAAGAAAAGTTCTCTAAAATTGATTCATTTATCTTAACATCATTTCCAGGAGCCACTTGTCAGGGGTGCAATGGTTTAAGTGTTAAATATCAG TTGCTGTATGGAGAAGACTCTTCTCTTGCTGATGTTTTTGGACACCTAGAGCGGAACAG GAATCAATTGGGAATAGCAGAATACAGCATAAGCCAATCAACACTAGAAACTATTTTCAACCATTTTGCTGCAAACGcatag